The following are encoded in a window of Algiphilus aromaticivorans DG1253 genomic DNA:
- a CDS encoding cytochrome P450 encodes MSDGTSWELLGHRDALKVLHDWRTFRNRVSAHRSVPNGLDPPEHDDYRAAILPLLSPERVAAFAPRCRTIVARTLVAARRTGRVDWMRQWALPLAAELQCAYLGFPEDLQQALMEWSLRSAAATRAGDRQHLAGIAAEFEELSQHAISRWVDEADPAADNITRALCAARVLGHPMSAADVASVLRNWTAGELGTMAAATGILLHFIATDEVATIQMRTQPDRLAEASDEILRLHGPLLANRRRATRNVEIAGQRITAGERLQINWVAVNRDPEVFEQPHCFRLGRRPADNLLYGAGIHQCPGAALSRLVLSIFLEEALSAAVSLDGPPCFAQSPASGFARLPLRFAETA; translated from the coding sequence GTGTCCGATGGCACCTCGTGGGAGCTGCTCGGTCACCGCGATGCCCTGAAGGTACTTCATGATTGGCGGACCTTCAGGAATCGGGTTTCCGCGCACCGGTCGGTACCCAACGGACTTGATCCGCCCGAGCACGACGACTATCGCGCTGCCATTCTGCCGTTGTTGTCCCCCGAGCGGGTCGCAGCCTTCGCGCCGCGCTGTCGCACCATCGTTGCGCGGACGCTGGTGGCGGCGCGCCGCACCGGTCGCGTCGACTGGATGCGGCAATGGGCGCTACCTCTGGCGGCCGAGCTGCAATGCGCCTATCTCGGCTTTCCGGAAGACCTCCAGCAAGCGCTCATGGAATGGAGCTTGCGCAGTGCGGCGGCGACGCGGGCAGGCGACCGCCAGCACCTGGCCGGCATTGCTGCGGAATTCGAGGAACTGTCGCAGCATGCAATCAGCCGTTGGGTGGACGAAGCGGACCCGGCAGCCGACAACATAACGCGCGCGCTCTGCGCAGCGCGCGTGCTGGGGCATCCGATGTCAGCGGCGGATGTCGCCAGCGTGCTGCGCAATTGGACCGCCGGCGAGCTCGGCACGATGGCGGCTGCGACCGGGATTCTGCTGCATTTCATCGCCACCGATGAAGTCGCGACCATACAGATGCGGACGCAGCCGGACCGGCTTGCGGAAGCCTCGGACGAGATCCTGCGCCTGCACGGGCCACTATTGGCCAATCGGCGCCGCGCCACACGCAATGTCGAGATCGCCGGGCAGCGCATTACGGCGGGCGAGCGCTTGCAAATCAACTGGGTGGCGGTCAACCGCGACCCCGAGGTCTTCGAGCAGCCGCACTGCTTTCGTCTCGGTCGACGGCCGGCGGATAACCTGCTTTATGGTGCCGGCATCCACCAGTGTCCGGGGGCGGCGCTATCGCGACTTGTTCTGTCGATCTTTCTCGAGGAGGCGCTGTCGGCTGCGGTCTCCCTCGACGGCCCGCCGTGTTTCGCACAGTCGCCGGCCAGCGGCTTTGCGAGGCTGCCGCTGCGCTTTGCCGAAACGGCCTGA